One stretch of Eggerthella lenta DSM 2243 DNA includes these proteins:
- the thyX gene encoding FAD-dependent thymidylate synthase, whose amino-acid sequence MQVELLYHTPDPERAIATAARLCYAPVGAAELMEAMPEERVKSVLSTIMSAGHTSTLEHASYTFAVDGVSRALTHQLVRHRIASFNQQSQRYVKFTDGLATVKPESVAANEETNAVFDEAIAAAIEAYEKLLAAGVPAEDARYLLPNAAETKIVITMNVRELLHFFSLRCCNRAQWEIREMAHRMLELAKPTAPFVFMDAGAPCIRGNCPEGKMTCGNPYPRVKRA is encoded by the coding sequence ATGCAAGTCGAACTGCTGTACCACACGCCCGACCCCGAGCGCGCGATCGCCACGGCGGCGCGCCTGTGCTACGCGCCCGTCGGCGCGGCCGAGCTGATGGAGGCCATGCCGGAGGAGCGCGTGAAAAGCGTGCTGTCCACCATCATGAGCGCGGGCCATACGTCCACGCTCGAGCACGCCAGCTACACGTTCGCGGTGGACGGCGTCTCGCGTGCCCTTACGCACCAGCTGGTGCGCCACCGCATCGCCAGCTTCAACCAGCAGAGCCAGCGCTACGTGAAGTTCACCGACGGCCTGGCCACTGTGAAGCCTGAAAGCGTTGCCGCGAACGAGGAGACGAACGCGGTGTTCGACGAGGCTATCGCGGCCGCCATCGAGGCGTACGAGAAGCTGCTGGCCGCGGGCGTTCCCGCCGAGGACGCGCGCTACCTGCTGCCGAACGCGGCTGAGACGAAGATCGTTATCACGATGAACGTGCGCGAGCTGCTGCATTTCTTCAGCTTGCGCTGCTGCAACCGCGCGCAGTGGGAGATCCGCGAGATGGCGCACCGCATGCTGGAGCTGGCGAAGCCCACGGCGCCGTTCGTCTTCATGGACGCGGGCGCGCCCTGCATCCGCGGCAACTGTCCCGAAGGCAAGATGACCTGCGGGAACCCGTACCCGCGCGTGAAAAGGGCCTAG
- a CDS encoding DUF1385 domain-containing protein, whose protein sequence is MAEQKSDLSRAFSEDGALKTHVGGQALIEGIMMRGKYNWSVAVREPDGGIYVEEHDLASGRKKNGWMYWSLVRGCRAMLESLVLGYKALEIAALHAFAEEGEDEPAAAEEAGGVCSSDSPARTNSPLDCSARAELASDPSRPLGDGIESSADADADGGDDARLEPVLAAEAEEERAFSWKEDFGRPDTMIDALGAQRSLEVVSEPESSPESQSRPEPAKKSFMDEEVEFGKKEMAVSMVLGLVLGVVLFIVAPAFITNLIVGEYDQNTVLWNIVDGLLRVGVFVFYLWLIGRMQEIKRMFGYHGAEHKTIHCYEHGLPLTPENARSFPRLHVRCGTAFLIMVMVIAIFVYTVTPINGLIELWGVPDGAPKLALVILVRILLMPVIAGISYEITVKWAGSNPDNPLVKVVLWPGMQMQYLTTNEPDDGQIECAIAAMQKVLEREEAEEAGEKAAAGAPDNADEPATATA, encoded by the coding sequence ATGGCCGAGCAGAAGAGCGACCTGTCGCGGGCGTTCTCCGAGGACGGTGCGCTGAAGACGCACGTAGGCGGCCAGGCGCTCATCGAGGGCATCATGATGCGCGGCAAGTACAACTGGTCGGTGGCCGTGCGGGAGCCCGACGGCGGCATCTACGTGGAAGAGCATGACCTGGCCTCGGGGCGCAAGAAGAACGGTTGGATGTACTGGTCGCTCGTGCGCGGATGCCGAGCTATGCTGGAGTCGCTCGTGCTGGGCTACAAGGCGCTCGAGATCGCGGCGCTGCATGCGTTCGCGGAAGAGGGGGAAGACGAACCTGCGGCGGCCGAGGAGGCGGGAGGGGTCTGCAGCTCGGACAGTCCTGCTCGCACTAACAGTCCGCTGGACTGTTCGGCTCGTGCGGAACTCGCCTCAGACCCCTCCCGCCCCCTCGGCGATGGCATCGAATCTTCTGCCGACGCCGACGCTGACGGCGGCGACGATGCGCGCCTTGAACCCGTTCTTGCTGCAGAAGCCGAGGAGGAGAGGGCTTTCTCCTGGAAGGAGGATTTCGGGCGGCCGGATACGATGATCGATGCGTTGGGGGCGCAGCGTTCCCTCGAGGTGGTTTCCGAGCCGGAATCCTCTCCCGAGTCCCAGTCCCGGCCCGAACCCGCCAAGAAGTCCTTCATGGACGAGGAGGTGGAGTTCGGCAAGAAAGAGATGGCCGTGTCGATGGTGCTGGGCCTCGTGCTGGGCGTGGTGCTGTTCATCGTGGCGCCGGCGTTCATCACGAACCTCATCGTGGGCGAGTACGACCAGAACACCGTGCTGTGGAACATCGTGGACGGCTTGCTTCGCGTGGGCGTGTTCGTGTTCTACCTGTGGCTGATCGGCCGCATGCAGGAGATCAAGCGCATGTTCGGCTATCACGGCGCGGAGCACAAGACCATCCACTGCTACGAGCACGGCCTGCCGCTCACGCCCGAGAACGCGCGCAGCTTCCCGCGCCTGCACGTGCGCTGCGGCACGGCGTTCCTCATCATGGTCATGGTCATCGCCATCTTCGTGTACACGGTGACGCCCATCAACGGGCTCATCGAGCTGTGGGGCGTGCCGGACGGCGCGCCGAAGCTGGCGCTGGTCATCCTCGTGCGCATCCTGCTGATGCCCGTCATCGCCGGCATCTCCTACGAGATCACGGTGAAGTGGGCGGGCAGCAACCCCGACAACCCGCTGGTGAAGGTGGTGTTGTGGCCCGGCATGCAGATGCAGTACCTCACCACGAACGAGCCCGACGACGGCCAGATCGAGTGTGCCATCGCCGCCATGCAGAAGGTGCTCGAGCGCGAGGAGGCCGAAGAGGCTGGCGAGAAGGCGGCAGCCGGCGCGCCCGATAACGCCGACGAGCCGGCGACGGCGACCGCGTAG
- a CDS encoding ABC transporter ATP-binding protein, whose translation MEYAISARGLRKSFKLSAKQRKLERTDARVKTAVDGLSFDVAPGEIYGLLGPNGAGKTTTLRMLAALVKPDEGDALIEGVSVVDDPAGVRSLIGFLTSELKLEDVFSPDYLFDFFSELHHVDAPVRDERKRQLFARFGIDRFAQTKVADLSTGMKQKASLAISLVHDPRVIIFDEPTNGLDVLTAKTVTDFLLELAADGRTVLLSTHIFSLVEKVCDRVGVVIDGRMAASGTLSEVAGERSLEDAFFDLYAASVKEAS comes from the coding sequence ATGGAATATGCCATATCCGCACGAGGTCTGCGGAAGTCTTTCAAGCTCTCGGCCAAGCAGCGCAAGCTCGAACGCACCGACGCGCGCGTGAAGACCGCGGTGGACGGCTTGTCGTTCGACGTGGCGCCGGGCGAGATATACGGGCTGCTCGGCCCGAACGGCGCCGGCAAGACCACGACGCTGCGCATGTTGGCCGCGCTCGTGAAGCCTGACGAGGGCGACGCGCTGATCGAGGGCGTCTCCGTCGTGGACGATCCCGCGGGCGTGCGCAGCCTCATCGGCTTCCTCACGAGCGAGCTCAAGCTGGAAGACGTCTTCTCGCCCGACTACCTGTTCGACTTCTTCTCCGAGCTGCACCATGTCGACGCGCCCGTGCGCGACGAGCGCAAGCGCCAGCTGTTCGCGCGCTTCGGCATCGACCGCTTCGCGCAGACGAAGGTGGCCGACCTGTCCACCGGCATGAAGCAGAAGGCATCGCTGGCCATCTCGCTCGTGCACGATCCGCGCGTCATCATCTTCGACGAGCCGACGAACGGCCTGGACGTGCTCACGGCCAAGACGGTGACCGACTTCTTGCTGGAACTGGCGGCCGACGGTAGGACGGTGCTCTTGTCCACCCACATCTTCAGCCTGGTGGAGAAGGTGTGCGACCGCGTGGGCGTCGTCATCGACGGGCGCATGGCGGCCTCGGGAACGCTGTCGGAGGTGGCGGGGGAGCGCTCGTTGGAAGACGCGTTCTTCGACCTGTACGCGGCGAGCGTGAAGGAGGCATCGTGA
- a CDS encoding ABC transporter permease gives MKGNAWAIARKELARFFSNKASALVSIVLPGLLIFLMWTFMGDAMGGMFKTDMSKPPTVAVVNAPESVKALAADSIVDMRDEPSLPGADEMRERIEQGDVKAFAVFPEGFDEAVAAYDPASGVPAPQVEIYFNSTDPDSSQARSTFAAMLDSYESSLSNRFDVNAGGAGYDVAEERDVAGMLVVSIVPLLLLILVFSSVMSIAAESVAGEKERGTMATLLATPIKRHDIALGKVLAITVIGLLIAASSAIGIFSGLPGIMQGSVDINVYGPVEYVLLALVILSMTLVIVALITVVSTLAKSVKEATMFLTPLMIVVMLVGVLGMFGDAKAEVAYYLVPLYNSVQCMIGIFSFDFQPLNVAVCVIANLAYAGVGVLALQRMFDSERLMFAR, from the coding sequence GTGAAAGGCAACGCGTGGGCCATCGCGCGCAAGGAACTGGCGCGCTTCTTCAGCAACAAGGCCTCGGCGCTCGTGTCCATCGTGCTGCCGGGCCTGCTCATCTTCCTCATGTGGACGTTCATGGGCGATGCGATGGGCGGTATGTTCAAGACCGATATGAGCAAGCCTCCGACGGTGGCTGTGGTGAACGCGCCCGAAAGCGTGAAAGCGCTTGCGGCGGATTCGATCGTCGACATGCGGGACGAGCCTTCGCTGCCCGGCGCCGATGAGATGCGCGAACGCATCGAGCAAGGCGACGTCAAGGCGTTCGCGGTGTTTCCGGAGGGCTTCGACGAAGCCGTGGCGGCGTATGACCCCGCATCGGGCGTGCCGGCGCCGCAGGTGGAGATCTACTTCAACTCCACCGACCCCGATTCCAGCCAAGCGCGCTCGACCTTCGCCGCGATGCTGGACTCCTACGAGTCGTCGCTGTCGAACCGCTTCGACGTCAACGCGGGTGGAGCCGGCTACGACGTGGCCGAGGAGCGCGACGTCGCGGGCATGCTCGTGGTGTCCATCGTGCCGCTTCTGCTGCTCATCCTCGTGTTCAGCAGCGTCATGTCCATCGCGGCCGAGTCGGTGGCGGGCGAGAAGGAGCGCGGCACCATGGCCACGCTCCTGGCCACGCCCATCAAGAGGCACGATATCGCGCTGGGCAAGGTGCTGGCCATCACCGTCATCGGCCTGCTCATCGCGGCGTCCAGCGCCATCGGCATCTTCTCGGGGCTGCCCGGCATCATGCAGGGCTCGGTCGACATCAACGTGTACGGCCCGGTCGAATACGTGTTGCTGGCGCTGGTCATCCTGTCGATGACGCTCGTCATCGTCGCGCTGATCACCGTGGTGTCCACGCTGGCGAAATCGGTCAAAGAGGCCACCATGTTCCTGACGCCGCTCATGATCGTGGTGATGCTCGTGGGCGTCCTCGGCATGTTCGGCGACGCGAAGGCCGAGGTTGCGTACTACCTCGTTCCGCTGTACAACTCGGTGCAGTGCATGATCGGCATCTTCTCGTTCGATTTCCAGCCCCTCAACGTGGCAGTCTGCGTGATCGCCAACCTCGCGTACGCCGGCGTCGGCGTGCTTGCGCTGCAGCGCATGTTCGACAGCGAGCGCCTCATGTTCGCGCGCTAG